TCCGTCCAAATTTTCAAAGTGTGCTGACCGTCAGAAACGGAGTGAATATCAATATTTGAAAAACTGAATTTATAAGGAATTTTGTCAGACGAATGCTTCCACTCGCCGTCAATCGCGTAATTCACCGCAATATCAGGCTTATTCGGAACGTGTGCAAGCGTGTAAAGCGTACTGTTTACGGCAACATCTATAATTTCACCGCTGTTTGCCGGGATAAGCGCAAAATCGGACTGCGCGTTAACACCCGTTTTGTAAAGTCCGCTTGTTTTAACCTCGGCAAAAATATCAGACGCATACTGATAATCGTTAATGTCGTATCTTTCCGCCTCGTTCGCGCGGTGATTGTTGAAATAGTTAATCATCTTAATCTGCGGATATTTCATAACCAAATTCCAGAGCATATCCCTCATTCTCGGGGCGCCCCAAGCTTCAAGGTCGGTATCGTGATTTGTATTTGTCGGCACTCCGCCCTCGCTTATCATAACGGGCTTATTTATTCCGTTTTTCGCCATAAAATCCATAATCGGTTTTATTCTGTTTGTTGCCCACGCATAGTCGCCCGTCATAAAATAAACGCTGTCTTTGTACGATGTATCGGTTTTTCCCTGGAAATATTTTATCATATACATACTTACGCCAATCCAGTCGACATATTCATCGCCGGGATAGAAAAACTCAAACGGACGGTCGAGCGCACCGAGGTCGTTGGGTGACCACACAACCGCAAAGTTGTCGTATTCGTGCACCATATTTGCAACATTTCGGAAAATCTCAATGTACCGTTCGGGATCGTCGCCGAGCGAGGAAACGTTCATCTCGTTTGCAAAACGTATAAACATAGGCTTGTTGTAACTTGCAAGCGTGTTTAACACCGAACGGATTGTGTCATAGTTAACCTCGTCAAGACTGTTTATTGTCCAACCGACCATAACCGCCGAGTCGTTGGCTTTGATAATCTCATTCGCCGGATAGTAAAAATCGGGCTGATTCATAGCGTCAATGTATGTGAGATAACTTCCGAGCGGCCAAAAATTTCCACTTGTTTCGGCAATCATACCGAGATATGCGCCGTCTTTAGGCTCTAACCGCGCGCCGAAATACGGCAAATTTGAAACATCACCCTGAATGTAAAGTTCAAAATCCGTTTCGTTTACCATTCGTTCTTTTTCCGCCAAAAGCGCACCCCAGTCAACGCTCGGAAACGCGAACGCAAACGCACCTGTACAGGTTAAAATAATTGACAAACATATTAAAAGTGAAATTAGTTTTTTCATTACAATCCACAATCTCCTTTGTTACATAGCTTTTTCTCGGTTCAAAAGACCTTCAATAATGCTTGCCGCGTCCTCGACAAACTTTAAACACGGTCGCTTTTTGTAAAACTCGTTATCCCTTTTTGTCGGGTTTGCCGACATATCGGTTTTAATATTTTTCAAAAGCTCACGGCAAATAATTGTACCGTTTTGCTCCTTAAAATCGGACGCAAGTTTTTGCACAAGCGCATAGTGCGCTGCCTTTTTCTTATCGTCTTTCGAGTCGTCGTAACCGTAAATAATGCCGGCAATCATAAACATAGCCGAGCACGCACCGCAAACCTCTCTCATTCTGCCCATACCTCCGCCGAACGACGACGAAAGCTTCATCGCGGTGTTAAAATCCATACCGATTTCGTCGCAGAACGCGCCCAAAACCGCCTGTGAACAGTTGTAGCCGTCCAAAAATAATTCTCTTGCCTTTTTTACGTGATCTGTCATTTTATTATCCTCCAATCAAAACAGTGCGTCCGCAAAATCCTGTGCGTTAAACTTCTGCAAATCGTCAACACCCTCGCCGACACCGATAAATTTAACGCCGATTTTCTGTTCGTGACCGATTGCTATAACAATTCCGCCTTTCGCTGTTCCGTCAAGTTTTGTTAAAACAATACCCGTGATGTCTGCAGCCTCGCCGAACAGTTTCGCCTGTGAAAGCGCATTTTGTCCCGTCGTAGCGTCCAGCACCAAAAGCACTTCCTTGGACGAATTCGGAAGTTCTCGTTCAATAATTTTGTATATTTTTTTTAGCTCGTCCATAAGATTTTTCTTGTTGTGAAGTCTGCCGGCGGTATCGAAAATCAAAACGTCCGCACCGCGCGCCTTTGCCGCACTGATTGAATCGAACATAACCGCGCCGGGGTCTGCGCCCTCTTGGTGTTTGATGATGTCAACCCCCACTCTTTCCGCCCAAACCTGTAGCTGGTCAACCGCCGCCGCACGGAAAGTATCGCCCGCGCCGAGAATAACTTTTTTACCCTCCGATTTGAAAAGACTTGCCATTTTGCCGATTGAAGTGGTTTTTCCGACGCCGTTAACGCCGATAACCATAACCACCGCCGGCGAACCCGAAAGTTTTACTTCGTTATCGTTTTCGCTCAAAATGTCCGCGATAATTTCTTTAATCGCACCTCGCACCTCGTCCGCCTCAGTAAGGTGATTTTCCTTAACTTTTTTCTTTAATTCGTCAATAATATACATCGACGTTTCGACGCCGGCATCAGCCATAATAAGCGCCTCTTCAAGTTCGTCGTACAAATCGTCGTCAATTTTTTTGAAAACTTTCAGCACACTGTCGAGCTTGTCGCCGAAAGAAGTTTTTGTCTTTTCCAAGCCTTTTTTCAGCTTTTCTTTAAAAATGTTAAACATCATTTTCCTCCAAATCGTCAAAATTGAGTTTTAATAGCTTTGATACGCCCTTTTCCTGCATTGTTACTCCGTATAAAATGTCGGCGGTTTCCATTGTTCCGCGTCTGTGCGTAACAATCAAAAACTGCGTATCGGATGTGAATTTTTTTGCATAATTTGCAAATTTATAAACGTTTGCCTCGTCGAGTGCCGCCTCAACCTCGTCCAAAAGACAAAACGGCGTCGGTGCAGTTTTAAGCACCGCAAAAAGCAGAGCAATAGCCGAAAATGCGCGTTCACCGCCCGATAAAAGCGTTAAATTCTGAAGCTTTTTACCCGGGGGCTGGACCTCGATTTCAATACCGCTGGTTAAAACGTCGCACTCGTCGGCAAGATAAATTTTTGCGATACCTCCGCCGAAAAGCTCGGCGAAAACTTTCTTAAATTCCTCACCGATGGCACAAAACGCCGAGGTGAATTTTTCTTTCATAATCCCCTGCATATTGTCGATAATATCGGTAAGATTTTTCTTCGCGTCGTTTAAGTCATTTTCCTGATTTGTCAAAAATTCATATCTTTCCGACACGGCTTTGTATTCCTCAATCGCGTCGATATTTATGTTCCCGAGTTCCTTAATCTGCTTTTTAATCGACGCCGCCTCACGCTGAGCCTCAGAAAAACTTTCAAGCTCTTTTTTGTAGCTTTGTGCGTCGGAATATGTAATTTCGTAGTCGTCCCAAAGCTTGTTTATAACGCTTTCAATGTCGCTTTCCGCCTTTGAAACCTTG
The window above is part of the Qingrenia yutianensis genome. Proteins encoded here:
- a CDS encoding C-GCAxxG-C-C family protein produces the protein MTDHVKKARELFLDGYNCSQAVLGAFCDEIGMDFNTAMKLSSSFGGGMGRMREVCGACSAMFMIAGIIYGYDDSKDDKKKAAHYALVQKLASDFKEQNGTIICRELLKNIKTDMSANPTKRDNEFYKKRPCLKFVEDAASIIEGLLNREKAM
- a CDS encoding stalk domain-containing protein codes for the protein MKKLISLLICLSIILTCTGAFAFAFPSVDWGALLAEKERMVNETDFELYIQGDVSNLPYFGARLEPKDGAYLGMIAETSGNFWPLGSYLTYIDAMNQPDFYYPANEIIKANDSAVMVGWTINSLDEVNYDTIRSVLNTLASYNKPMFIRFANEMNVSSLGDDPERYIEIFRNVANMVHEYDNFAVVWSPNDLGALDRPFEFFYPGDEYVDWIGVSMYMIKYFQGKTDTSYKDSVYFMTGDYAWATNRIKPIMDFMAKNGINKPVMISEGGVPTNTNHDTDLEAWGAPRMRDMLWNLVMKYPQIKMINYFNNHRANEAERYDINDYQYASDIFAEVKTSGLYKTGVNAQSDFALIPANSGEIIDVAVNSTLYTLAHVPNKPDIAVNYAIDGEWKHSSDKIPYKFSFSNIDIHSVSDGQHTLKIWTEDLIKEYVFYKHGTKIRFGADFEPEIKVVIDGETLETDQAPIIVTDRTLVPMRAIFEKLGASVDWNESAQAVTAVKGEREISLAIGGDVMRIDGEAKTLDVPAMLYNERTLVPVRAVSEALNCNVNWIGEENTVAITTK
- the ftsY gene encoding signal recognition particle-docking protein FtsY is translated as MFNIFKEKLKKGLEKTKTSFGDKLDSVLKVFKKIDDDLYDELEEALIMADAGVETSMYIIDELKKKVKENHLTEADEVRGAIKEIIADILSENDNEVKLSGSPAVVMVIGVNGVGKTTSIGKMASLFKSEGKKVILGAGDTFRAAAVDQLQVWAERVGVDIIKHQEGADPGAVMFDSISAAKARGADVLIFDTAGRLHNKKNLMDELKKIYKIIERELPNSSKEVLLVLDATTGQNALSQAKLFGEAADITGIVLTKLDGTAKGGIVIAIGHEQKIGVKFIGVGEGVDDLQKFNAQDFADALF